A genome region from Bacteroides stercoris ATCC 43183 includes the following:
- a CDS encoding glycosyltransferase, which translates to MNNNTRLKVSVLMLTYNQERYINEAIRSVMLQETNFPFELVIGNDASTDCTGTICADWQKKYPEQIVLFNRKKNLGLQQNFIQTYAQCRGQYIAICEGDDFWTDKRKLQIQADFLDTHPDYSTCFHRVINYYEDRGTKSLSNGGQKQDTDISDLARSNYISNVSALFRRGLFGELPEWFARASTYDYAIHLLNAQFGKIHYIKRPMAVYRQHGKAIWSEAGTDRKLDIALVVRELLMDYFKERRTDVYDNLRQSHAQICLNLIRHYTGKGQQEQIEHTEKRLLQYQPQWTMEDVKRMELPRPQSATQRLTGFVKGMMKRGRAAVSRVIPLPHI; encoded by the coding sequence ATGAACAATAATACCAGACTTAAAGTCAGCGTCCTGATGCTCACCTACAATCAGGAACGTTACATCAACGAGGCCATCCGCAGCGTAATGCTGCAAGAGACAAACTTCCCCTTTGAACTGGTCATAGGGAACGATGCTAGTACGGACTGTACGGGAACGATTTGCGCGGACTGGCAAAAAAAGTACCCGGAACAAATCGTCCTATTCAACCGGAAGAAAAATCTGGGACTGCAACAGAACTTCATACAAACCTACGCCCAATGTCGGGGACAATATATCGCCATCTGCGAGGGCGATGACTTCTGGACAGACAAACGGAAACTGCAAATCCAAGCAGATTTTCTGGATACGCATCCCGACTATTCCACCTGTTTTCACCGGGTTATCAACTACTACGAAGACCGCGGAACCAAGAGCCTCAGCAATGGCGGGCAGAAGCAGGATACAGACATATCAGACCTTGCACGCAGCAATTACATCTCCAACGTATCCGCTTTGTTCCGCCGGGGCTTGTTTGGCGAACTGCCCGAATGGTTTGCCCGTGCCAGCACCTACGACTATGCCATACATTTGCTGAATGCACAATTCGGGAAGATACATTATATAAAGCGTCCGATGGCCGTCTACCGCCAACACGGAAAAGCAATCTGGAGTGAAGCCGGAACAGACCGGAAACTGGACATCGCACTCGTTGTCCGGGAGTTGCTAATGGATTATTTTAAAGAAAGGAGGACTGACGTATACGACAATCTCCGGCAATCCCATGCGCAGATATGCCTGAACCTCATCCGCCATTACACCGGAAAAGGACAGCAAGAACAAATAGAGCATACGGAAAAACGGCTTCTGCAATATCAACCGCAGTGGACTATGGAAGATGTGAAACGTATGGAATTGCCCCGCCCGCAATCAGCCACACAAAGGCTGACAGGATTTGTCAAAGGCATGATGAAACGG